A DNA window from Synergistota bacterium contains the following coding sequences:
- the prfA gene encoding peptide chain release factor 1 — protein sequence MWEKLKKLEEEYENLSKRLADPQIVHDPKEFQRVAKAHAELEGIVARFREYKKLSKELEETKLLAEEDEELREVAREEIKLIEEELVKLEEELKSALLPKDPMDDRNIIMEIRAGAGGEEAALFAADLFRMYARYAERKGWEVEVLDRNETGIGGYKEIVFRIVGKGAYSRLKFESGVHRVQRVPVTESSGRIHTSTSTVAVLPEVEDVEVEIKEEDIKIETFRASGRGGQYVNKTDTAVRITHIPTGIVVSCQDERSQYKNKQRALSILRAKLYEMEREKKETEIAFLRKSQVGSGERSEKIRTYNFPQNRVTDHRIGLTVYNLEEVLDGDLDEIIDALIVADRTEKLSKLVVA from the coding sequence ATGTGGGAGAAATTAAAGAAGCTTGAGGAGGAATATGAAAATTTATCTAAGAGGTTGGCGGATCCCCAAATAGTTCATGATCCTAAGGAGTTTCAGAGGGTAGCTAAGGCTCACGCGGAGCTTGAGGGTATTGTTGCTAGGTTTAGGGAGTATAAGAAATTAAGCAAGGAGTTGGAGGAAACTAAGCTTTTGGCAGAGGAGGATGAAGAGTTAAGGGAAGTTGCCAGAGAGGAAATAAAATTGATAGAAGAAGAGCTTGTAAAGTTAGAGGAAGAGTTAAAATCGGCCTTGCTTCCAAAGGATCCCATGGATGATAGGAATATAATAATGGAGATAAGAGCAGGAGCTGGAGGAGAAGAGGCAGCTTTATTTGCTGCTGATCTTTTTAGGATGTATGCTCGTTATGCTGAGAGAAAGGGATGGGAGGTTGAAGTTCTGGATAGGAATGAAACAGGTATAGGTGGATATAAGGAAATAGTTTTTAGAATAGTTGGAAAAGGAGCCTATAGCAGGTTGAAGTTTGAGAGCGGTGTTCATAGGGTTCAAAGAGTTCCTGTCACGGAATCAAGCGGAAGGATTCATACTTCGACATCTACTGTGGCTGTACTTCCAGAGGTGGAAGATGTAGAAGTGGAGATAAAAGAAGAAGATATCAAAATAGAGACTTTTAGAGCAAGTGGTAGGGGTGGGCAGTATGTTAATAAAACTGATACAGCAGTTAGAATAACACACATTCCAACTGGAATTGTGGTATCCTGTCAGGATGAAAGATCCCAGTATAAAAACAAACAAAGAGCGTTAAGTATTCTAAGGGCAAAACTTTATGAGATGGAAAGAGAGAAAAAGGAAACGGAAATAGCGTTTTTGAGGAAAAGTCAAGTTGGTAGTGGTGAAAGAAGTGAAAAGATAAGGACTTATAATTTTCCGCAAAATAGGGTAACAGATCACAGGATAGGTTTAACAGTTTATAATTTGGAAGAGGTTCTTGACGGAGATCTTGATGAAATAATAGATGCTCTTATAGTAGCGGATAGAACGGAAAAACTGTCAAAGCTGGTAGTAGCATGA
- the prmC gene encoding peptide chain release factor N(5)-glutamine methyltransferase: MKIREALNWTEDALRRAGINSPRKESECLLTLFLRKNLADIILHLDEDLPNEKDYSIWVARRCCREPIQYILGEVVFLDFRFKIRKGVFIPRPETEILVEEVLRWVDEGLILDLGIGCGNILLSMLAINKRLKGVGVDISDIAINLAKENAKSLGVEDRVLFLNSDWGESLRGWFKFDAIVSNPPYIPYSEIWNLEPEVLLYEPIEALNGGEDGTLFYRRMFELAKDLLKRDGILAFELGKEEYLDILLFNGFSYLSIRNDYNGKKRVVILKKD, translated from the coding sequence ATGAAGATAAGAGAAGCTTTGAACTGGACTGAAGATGCTTTAAGAAGAGCAGGAATAAACTCTCCAAGAAAGGAAAGCGAATGTTTACTTACTCTCTTTTTAAGAAAAAACTTAGCTGATATAATATTACATCTCGATGAAGATCTTCCTAACGAAAAGGACTATAGTATATGGGTTGCTCGCCGTTGTTGTAGAGAACCAATACAGTATATACTTGGGGAAGTTGTTTTTCTAGATTTTAGATTTAAAATAAGAAAGGGCGTTTTTATACCCCGACCTGAAACAGAAATACTGGTGGAAGAAGTTTTAAGGTGGGTAGATGAGGGGTTAATATTGGATCTTGGAATAGGATGCGGAAATATTTTGCTGTCAATGCTTGCTATTAATAAAAGGCTTAAAGGTGTTGGAGTTGATATATCAGATATAGCTATTAATCTGGCAAAGGAAAATGCTAAATCTTTAGGTGTAGAGGATAGAGTTTTATTTTTAAACAGTGATTGGGGAGAATCTCTTAGAGGTTGGTTTAAATTCGACGCTATAGTTTCTAACCCACCGTACATACCGTATTCAGAAATATGGAACCTTGAACCAGAGGTCTTACTTTATGAACCTATAGAAGCTTTAAATGGTGGAGAAGATGGAACGCTTTTTTATAGGAGGATGTTTGAGCTTGCTAAGGATCTGTTAAAAAGAGATGGCATATTGGCTTTTGAGTTAGGTAAGGAAGAATATCTTGATATATTATTATTTAATGGGTTTTCCTATTTATCTATTAGGAATGATTACAATGGAAAGAAAAGAGTTGTTATATTGAAGAAAGATTGA
- a CDS encoding DUF1385 domain-containing protein produces MRKNLVVILQAFKDFFLGGQAVIEGVVIRSKDKVAIAVRKRDGLIKVKSWQVKPYSEVSSIFGFPIVRGVVSLYDALVWGIKTLCYSADEVLDNDEKVSSWEMAGSIILALGLAIGLFIVLPTFLSRIVELRMGLDRLSLNLLEGILRVIIFVGYLIVISFSKEIRSVFSYHGAEHKTINAYETLRSDLTPDVVQRFSRFHYRCGTSFILLVLVISIFSFALFEQEGIVRRLIVRLSLIPLVAGVSYEVLKLSFSSRIVRFLAGPGLWLQYLTTREPSREQVEVGIAALKEALGNVGEIKEA; encoded by the coding sequence TTGAGGAAAAACCTTGTGGTAATCCTCCAAGCATTTAAGGATTTCTTTCTTGGAGGGCAAGCTGTTATAGAAGGAGTAGTAATAAGAAGCAAAGATAAGGTTGCTATTGCTGTTAGAAAGCGGGATGGTTTGATTAAGGTTAAGAGCTGGCAGGTGAAACCTTATAGTGAGGTAAGTTCTATATTTGGATTTCCTATAGTGCGTGGAGTAGTTTCTTTGTATGATGCTTTAGTTTGGGGGATAAAAACTCTTTGTTATTCTGCAGATGAGGTTTTAGATAATGACGAGAAGGTATCTTCATGGGAAATGGCTGGTAGCATAATTTTAGCTTTAGGTTTAGCTATAGGACTTTTTATAGTTTTACCAACCTTTTTATCTCGTATAGTTGAGTTGAGAATGGGCCTGGACAGGCTTTCCCTTAATTTACTTGAGGGCATCCTAAGAGTTATCATTTTTGTGGGGTATCTTATAGTTATAAGTTTCTCTAAGGAAATAAGAAGTGTTTTTTCTTATCATGGGGCTGAGCATAAAACTATAAATGCTTATGAAACTTTGCGGTCTGATCTTACCCCTGATGTAGTTCAAAGATTCAGTCGTTTTCATTATAGATGTGGGACTTCTTTTATACTTCTTGTTTTAGTTATAAGCATTTTTTCCTTTGCTCTTTTTGAGCAGGAAGGAATAGTAAGGAGACTTATCGTAAGATTGTCTCTTATACCCTTGGTTGCAGGAGTCTCTTATGAAGTTCTTAAATTGAGCTTCTCATCAAGAATTGTAAGATTTTTAGCTGGGCCTGGATTATGGCTTCAATATTTGACTACACGTGAGCCATCAAGAGAGCAAGTGGAGGTTGGTATAGCGGCTTTAAAGGAGGCATTGGGCAATGTGGGAGAAATTAAAGAAGCTTGA
- the thyX gene encoding FAD-dependent thymidylate synthase produces the protein MRVKLLNFTPNPDFTVYLAARVCYSKVSIEELEKEAKEEKVKALIKKVIKSGHHSVLEHASFTFGVEGVSRVTTHQLVRHRIASYSQQSLRWVNAGDMEIIIPPSVSANEEALKLFEEVIRFAKVVYAKLVELGIPKEDARFLIPQGVSSEIIFTMNARELHHFFRLRLCSKSQWEIRKLAYLAFLEVRKVAPIIFEKAGPPCITEGRCLEEKPCGNPPSI, from the coding sequence ATGAGGGTTAAGCTTCTTAATTTTACGCCCAATCCTGATTTTACTGTTTATCTTGCGGCAAGAGTTTGTTATTCTAAAGTTAGCATAGAAGAGCTTGAAAAGGAAGCAAAGGAAGAGAAGGTAAAAGCTTTAATAAAGAAAGTTATAAAATCTGGGCATCATTCCGTTTTAGAGCATGCTTCTTTCACTTTTGGTGTTGAGGGAGTTTCTCGTGTAACTACACATCAACTTGTAAGGCATAGAATAGCGAGTTATTCTCAACAAAGTTTAAGATGGGTAAATGCAGGTGATATGGAGATAATAATTCCACCATCAGTAAGCGCTAATGAGGAAGCTTTAAAGTTATTTGAAGAAGTTATCAGGTTTGCTAAAGTTGTTTATGCTAAGCTTGTGGAACTTGGTATTCCTAAAGAAGATGCTAGGTTTCTCATACCTCAAGGGGTTTCTAGTGAAATTATTTTTACTATGAATGCAAGAGAGCTTCATCACTTTTTCAGGCTAAGATTGTGTTCTAAGTCTCAGTGGGAAATAAGAAAACTTGCTTATCTTGCTTTTCTTGAGGTTAGAAAGGTGGCCCCCATCATATTTGAGAAAGCGGGGCCACCTTGTATCACGGAGGGAAGGTGTCTTGAGGAAAAACCTTGTGGTAATCCTCCAAGCATTTAA
- the rpmE gene encoding 50S ribosomal protein L31, with protein sequence MKKGIHPSYGECTVVCACGNTWKTHSTKKFIKVEVCSNCHPFYTGKQKVVAATGKVEQFLKKYESRNEG encoded by the coding sequence ATGAAAAAGGGAATTCATCCTTCATATGGAGAGTGCACAGTAGTTTGCGCGTGTGGTAATACTTGGAAAACTCATTCTACTAAAAAATTTATAAAGGTTGAAGTGTGTTCAAATTGTCATCCCTTTTATACCGGTAAACAAAAGGTAGTGGCGGCTACTGGTAAAGTAGAGCAGTTCCTTAAGAAGTATGAATCTAGGAATGAGGGTTAA